AGAAATGTCAATTGATGTTTTTTATTATGTAATATGTTACATTAAATTTTTTTAGAAAAACCGAAAACTACAAAAATAGTTTGGATAATATCTCCTATAAAATGGATTATTTTTTGTTTTGATCCCTTTCTTGTCGAATGAAAAAATTTCCCCTATAGCGCTTTATAAGAAGTTTCATAATATCGTAACATCAATCAAAAAAGGGAAACCAATTTGGTTTCCCTGGTTAGAGTGGATCAGGTGCTGCTGGTGGAATTGTCAATGATTAATTCTTTTTTGTTCCCTTTTTGCACTCGCTCTTTCATTAATTTGCTGACGAGCTCTTTAAACTCAGTGGATGCCATGGTTGCGCCGGCCACTGTGTCTACTTTGGAAATGTCCTGTTTTTCCTGTAATTGGTTCATCAGGTTTTCCCGGGCTACATTCTGATCCATATCGGGATTGACGCTCCGCCAGGTTTTGGCGTATTCCTCATCATCCGATTTTAGAGCAGAGCTGTCATCTTCTTTTTTCCAGTTGTAGGTGATGCTGGTAATTTTTTTATTGGCATCTACAGTTAAATCCACAAATGGAATATATCCGTGGACAGGGTTGGCGTATTCCGCATGGTAAACAGTATTGGTGTCTACAGTATCTTTTCCAGAACATCCTGTCAAACACCCCAACGCAACGATGCCAGTGAATAATATTGTTAAACTTCGTTTCATGAATATTCTCCTATCTTTATTAGAATGATAAAAGCATTGGTTTGCTTGACTTTATTATTCCAATTGTTTATGATTAAATGTAACTATTTTAGAAATAATCTATATTATAGAAATAAAAATTTAGGCATAGGAATAAAAAATGAACTTAAAAAAAATATTTTTTTCTGTTTTGGTAGTAATCTGTTGTATTGCGCTCCTGTGGATGGGGATACAACAGTCAGCTACTACGAAAAAGGTGGAGCAGACTGATTTTGCTTTGGATAGCCTGGTAACACAAACGGGACATGGAACCAACTGCAAGGAGGCATTCCAGCAGGTATCCAACTTGATGCGCCAAACAGATGAGAGGCTTTCCAGCTACCAACTGGAATCGGAAATATCCAAGATTAACCAATCCAATGGAGAATGGGTGCCGGTTTGTCGGGAAACTTTTGACCTGTTGCAGAGGGCACTCCAGTACTGCCAACAAAGTGATGGTGTTTTTGACATTACCATGGGTACGCTGATTGATTTGTGGGGGATTACTGGGGAAAACCCAAAAGTTCCAACTCAACAGCAGATTGACCAGGCGATGGAAACCGTTGGATGGGAAAATGTACAATTGGACCGGGAAGGATGTGCTGTCCGGTTAGCAAAACCAGGAACGAAAATAGAACTGGGCGGCATCGTAAAAGGAGCTGTTTCTGACCAGGCAGCAGAAATTTATAATATACAAAACGTCAAATCAGCTATATTTTCTGCTAATAGTAGTATTTATGTGAAAGGGACTCAGTTGGATGGTAAACCATACCAGTTGGGAATCCGTGATCCCAGAGGGACAGCTAATGACTTGATTGGTAATTTACAAGTATCTGATTGTTTTGTAGGGACATCGGGGGATTATGAGCGGTATTTTGAACAGGATGGTATCCGTTACCATCATATCCTGGACCCTCGGACAGGCTCGCCCTCCCAAACCGGACTGATGGGGATTACAGTAGTAGCAGATACAGGGATAGAGGCAGATTTTCTTTCCACCTGGCTGTTTATCATGGGCAAGGATTATGTAGAACAGCATTTGCAGGATTATCAAGTAATTGCCATTGACACGCAAGGGAAGGTTTTGATCAGCGATTCCTTGAAAAACCAATTCCAATTGTCAGAAGAGGCAGCATCCCAATATCAGATAGAAGGGACAAAATGAACCAAAACAAGAACCAGAAAATACGTATCGTTGAAATTGTTATAATTTTACTTATTGTAGGAGTTTGTGCTGGCATTTTTGCCTGGCAAAAGCTGTATCAAAAACCTGCGTTGTATGCAGAAATCTACCAAAACGACCAGTTAGTGGAAAAAATTTCTTTGTCGGATACAGAGGATAAAATTTTAACACTAGATGAACAAGGACGAGTACATGTGGAAATCAAAGACCATCAAATCCGGTTTTACCAGGTGGATTGTCCAGATAAAATCTGTGAACATACCGGTTGGCTCTCCAAATCCGGAGATCGGGCAGTTTGTATGCCAAACCGGTTTTACATTCAATTATCTGGGGAGGATAAAACATGAAACAACATCTTAAAGTCAAACAGCTTTGCCAGTTGGCACTTTTGTTTGCCCTGGCAGTGGTTTTGTCTTTTTTAGAGAATCTGATTCCACCTTTGGTAGTTGCCGTACCAGGGATTAAGTTGGGCTTATCCAATATTGTAGTTATGTACTGTCTATTTTACCTTGGGACAGGGTACAGTGGGATTCTGTTGCTATTAAAATTTGGTTTTGCTTTGCTAACAAGAGGGGTTACAGCGGCGTTTTTAGGGGCATGCGGTGGGATATGTTCTCTTCTTATCATGCTGCTTTTGGCAAAAGTATTCCATTGTTCCGCCTTTTTTACGAGCTGTTTTGGAGGGATTTTCCATAATATCGGGCAGCTGTTGGGTGCAAGCATCTTGTTAAACCAGGTTGTTTGGGCATATACGCCGGTTTTAGTAATTTCTGGCGTAATTATGGGGATAATAACAGGGAAACTCCTACAGGTAGTATTGCCCATCCTGCACCGTCAGGTGTTATCATCAAATACAAAAAAATAAAAGGAAAAAATCAAATTTAGATAACAATCTACAAAAGTTTTAACTAATTTTGATTGACTTCATGAACGGTTTATGATAAAATAAACTTAAATTTTTAACAAAACTTCCAGTCATATCCTAATAAAAACATCAGCTGCATGGTTTCCTTGCAAAAAGGAAATGTAAGTGTTGAGGATGGATGTGGTAGGACAGGTTTGTAATCAATAACATGATATGTTATCCATCCTTGTATTTTGTTTTTTATGAAATAAAAAGTTTGGGGAATGCAGCTGCCTAAACTCGAACGAAACATTAATTTTTGATTGTTTGGGGTAATCCTCTGTAGAAGCTGCAGAGGATTTTGCTTTATTATTTATAGAAATGGAGTGAAAGGTTTGTCTATCCAAAAAGCAATAAGAAGGTTGCCGGGCGTTAAGTTAAAGCACCATAAAAATACGGCGGATATGGAAACGGTTCGTATGCCTGCGCCAAAACAAGTTACCATTGTAATGACACAGCATTTGGGTGCCCCCTGTATTCCGTTGGTAAAAGTGGGGGATGAGGTCAAGTTAGGACAGAAAATCGGTGAAAACCGGGATCAACTCTCTGCCCCGATCTATTCCAGTGTTTCGGGCAAGGTAATTGCGTTAAAAGACTATACTACATTTGGAGGAAATTCCGTCCCTTCTGTGGTGATTGAATCAGATGGCCTGCAAACGGTGAGCGAAACCGTAAAACCCCCTGTGATTCGTACTAAGGAGGATTTTATCCAGGCGGTGTATGAAAATGGTATGGTCGGACTTGGTGGGGCAGGATTCCCCACTCATACAAAACTTTCATTTGAGGAAGGGAAAGTGGATACCCTTATTATTAATGGGGCGGAATGTGAGCCGTATATCACCTCGGATAACCGGGAATTAATTGAAAACGCCTCTGCTATCGTAAAGGGAATCCAGCAGATTCAGACCTATCTTGGGATCAAAAAAGTGATTATTGGCATTGAAGACAACAAAAAACAGGCGTTGCAATTGATGGGACAATTGACCGATAGCATTCCAGAGATACAGGTGATGTCTTTGACCTCACAATACCCGCAAGGGGCGGAAAAAGTGCTGATTTATGTCACCACAGGCAGGGTTGTAAAAGAGGGGCAGCTTCCAGCTGATGTTGGTGTTATTGTGATGAATGTCACCTCGATTTCCAAACTGGGCCGCTATCTAGAAACAGGTATGCCATTGACCGCGAAGCGTTTGACAGTGGATGGGGATTGTATCGCCAACCCACAAAATGTGCGTGTCCCCATTGGGACTTCCATCCAGGATGTGATTGATTTTTGCGGTGGTTTTACCAAGGAGCCAAAAAAAATTATCTGTGGTGGACCAATGATGGGGGTAGCAATTGAGGATTTATCCACCCCGATTATCAAAAACAACAACGCGATTTTGGCGTTTTCCAAATCCATGGCGGAACTGCCGGAAACGACTGCCTGCATTCGTTGTGGGAAGTGTTCCCAGGTCTGTCCTGTGCGGCTAATGCCTCGGAGCTTGGAAATCGCTTATGACGCGGGAAATGCGGAGGCATTGCAAAAGCTTTCGGTGAACCTTTGCATCAATTGTGGTTGTTGTTCCTATATCTGTCCAGCAAAAAGGAATCTGGCGCAGAAAAACCAGTTGGCAAAAGAACTGGTGAAAAAAGCCACGAAAAAATAAGAGAAATTTGGAATGGAGTGAACTTTGTTGGAAAATTTATTTGTGTCGCCATCACCGCATATTAGGGCGAAAAATACGACACGTTCCATTATGCTGGATGTGATTATTGCACTGGTTCCAGCTTTGATAGCAGGGACGGTGCTGCTGGGGATACGGTCTTTAGCAGTAACTGCAGTTTCGGTTGTCTCTTGTGTGTTTTTTGAATGGGCGTGCCGGAAATTAATGAAACGCAGCAATACCATTGGAGATTTAAGCGCTGTGGTAACGGGACTTTTGCTGGCAATGAACTTACCAGTCAATTTTCCCCTTTGGATGACAGTAATCGGTGCGTTTATTGCAATTGTATTGGTAAAACAGATGTTTGGCGGAATTGGGCAGAACTTTGCCAATCCAGCCATTGCCGCTAGGGTTGTGCTTCTGGTTGGGTTTACCACCCAGATGACGTCTTGGGAGGCTCCGGTATTTAGCAGCAATCCAGATGCGATTGCAGGGGCAACCCCTCTGGTTGATTTGAGTAAATATTCTGTTTCAGAACTGTTTTTTGGAAATGTAGGGGGATGTATTGGAGAAACCTGTGCTTTGGCACTAATTATCGGTGGCGTTTATTTGATCATCCGCCGTGTGATCAATCCAGTTACCCCTTTGGTGTACATCGGAATCGTATTTGCATTCTCCTTCTTGTTAGGGGAAGACCCAGTAAAGCAGATTTTCGCAGGGGGCTTAATGTTGGGGGCGTTCTTTATGGCAACCGACTATGCTACCTCGCCAATTACCACAAAAGGGAAGATTATTTTTGCTTTGGGCTGTGGCGTAATGACAGTGTTGATTCGGCAGTTCGGCAACTATCCAGAAGGGGTTTCCTTCGCAATTTTAATTATGAATATGGTTGTGCCATTTATTGACCGTGGCACAAAACTAAAACCAGTGGGGAGGAAATCATAATGGCAAACACAGCAAAACATATTATCCGTCCCACTGTGGTATTAGTTGCCATTGCGATTGTAATTTCCGGCGTGGTATCAGTGGTGTACAACCTCACCAAACTGCCGGAAACTGTGGGCTTATCCGAAGCCGCTACCGCAAAGGCAACCGAGCTGATGGGTACTGACCAGCTCACCACAATTTTAAATGACAACTATCCAGAAGAAGTAACTGGAGCTGCGAAAACCGAAAATGGCGAATATGTGATTGGCGTCACCTCCACTGGATACGGTGGAGAAATGGAACTGGTAGTGGGGTTCCAATCCGATGACAGCGTGAAAGGCGTGGCGATTGTCAGCGCCCAGGAAACCCCCGGCATCGGGACAAAAGTAACCGAAGGGGACGAATTTACCAAACAGTTCGCGGGCTTGCAGGGCACCGCTACAATCGGAGAAAATGTAGATGCTATCACAGGTTCTACCATTTCCTCGAAAGCGGTTACCACTGGTGTAAATACCGCAATAGAAGCATTATCCCTGGTAAAAGAGGGGAAAGAACAGGAAGGAGGGGGACAATAATGTCCAACATGAAGATTTTTATCAACGGTTTAATCAAAGAAAATCCGGTTTTGGTTTTAATGATTGGCATGTGCCCTTCTTTGGCTGTTACCACAGCGGCTTCCAATGGAATTGGTATGGGGTTGGCAACTACGTTTGTACTCCTTGGTTCCAATATTGTAATTTCGCTGCTGAAAAAAGTCATTCCTGGGGAAGTACGGCTTCCAGCGTATATTGTCATTATTGCCGGATTTGTAACCATCATTGGCTTTTTGTTAGAACGGTATTTTCCAGATTTAAATAAAGCGTTGGGGTTATATGTGGCGTTGATTGTGGTAAACTGTATTATTTTGATGCGGGCGGAAACATTCGCCAGCAAAAATTCCGTTGGGAAATCCGCGATTGACGCTCTGGGAACTGGACTTGGATTTACCCTGGCTTTAGTAGTGATTGGGTCCATCCGTGAAATTTTTGGGGTTGGTACCTGGTTTAATCTACAGGTTTTGCCAGAATCCATCCCTCCAATGACGATTTTTATCAACCCAGCAGGAGGATTTTTTGTCATGGGGATTGTCATTGCTGTGGTGAATAAACTTACCAAAGGCAAGGTTGCCAAAAAGAAAAAAGCCTGTCCATCCTGTGAAGGGTGCAATGGATGCGGAGGTGCTGAATAATGGAAAACATGTTAATGATTTTTTTCAGCGCCATCTTTGTCAACAACTTTGTATTGGCGAAATTCTTGGGGATCTGCCCGTTTTTAGGGGTATCTAAAAAGTTGAATTCCGCCGTAGGGATGAGCCTTGCCGTAACCTTTGTTATGGTAATGTCTACTCTGATCACCTATCCGGTTTATATGTACCTGCTCAAACCATTTGGGCTGGAGTACCTGAATAAAATCGCGTTTATTTTGATTATCGCCATGTTTGTGCAGCTGGTTGAAATTGTGGTGAAACGGTTTTTGCCACCATTGTACCACGCTTTGGGGGTTTACCTGCCTTTGATTACCACAAACTGCGCTGTACTTGGTGTGACTGTTTTGAATATTGATAGCCAATATACTCTGTTGGAATCCCTGGTTAACTCGTTTGGCGCGGGCATCGGCTTTTTGCTGGCTTTGGTGCTGTTTAGTGGAATCCGGGAAAAGCTGGAGAACTGCAATATTCCAAAATCGTTCCGTGGCATGCCATCTACCCTGATCGCCGCCTCTATTTTAGCGGTATCTTTTATGGGATTTGGCGGCATCATCGAAAATATTTTTGGTTAGGAGGGAGAAAAGATGTTTGAATTATATTTCCTGCCAATTCTTATTTTCATCGGGCTTGCGTTACTAGCGGGGTTGCTGCTTTCCATCGCCTCGGTATTCTTAGGGGTAAAAGAGGACGAAAAGGTAGAAAAAATCCGGGATTGTCTACCAGGTATCAACTGTGGTGCTTGTGGTTATAGTGGCTGTGATGACTATGCAAAAGCGGTTGCCAACGGGGCTGCGCCAAACCAGTGTGTTCCAGGGGGACCCAGTGTAGCCAAACAGGTTGCGGAAATTATGGGGGTAGAAGCAGGGGCTATTGAGAAAAAAGCCGCTTATGTCCATTGTAACGGAAACCTCCATGCAACCCATTCCAAATATGATTACCAGGGGGAACTGACCTGCCAGGCAGCATCTAAGCTGTATTCCGGTGACAAAGCTTGTGCTTATGGTTGCCTGGGCTATGGGGATTGCAGCAAAATCTGCCCAGTAGAAGCGATTTCCTTACAGGACGGGGTTGCCTGGGTGGATGAGGAGACCTGTATTTCCTGCGGTAGATGTGTGGACACCTGTCCCAAAAATTTAATCCATTTAAAACCGGTGAATAAGCCTGTTGTTGTAGCTTGTAATAACCCGCAACGTGGTAAGGCCGTTATGAATGTGTGCAGTAACGGATGTATTGGATGTGGAAAATGTCAACGTACCTGTCAATATGATGCCATCCATGTGGAGAACTTTATTGCCAGGATTGATTATGAAAAATGTACTTCCTGTGGGGAATGTATTGAGCAATGCCCTGTCAACTGTATCCACCGCTTGCCTTAAATAAGTTTTTCATCAACTTTCTATCAAAACAAAAGCGTATGTATTAGAAAATACATACGCTTTTTCTCATATTGGCGTTACCGTATTATTTCATCAGTCGTTTGATGTTATTGTATTGATTCATAAATGGGCAGTAA
This is a stretch of genomic DNA from Clostridium facile. It encodes these proteins:
- a CDS encoding NusG domain II-containing protein, which encodes MNQNKNQKIRIVEIVIILLIVGVCAGIFAWQKLYQKPALYAEIYQNDQLVEKISLSDTEDKILTLDEQGRVHVEIKDHQIRFYQVDCPDKICEHTGWLSKSGDRAVCMPNRFYIQLSGEDKT
- a CDS encoding Gx transporter family protein codes for the protein MKQHLKVKQLCQLALLFALAVVLSFLENLIPPLVVAVPGIKLGLSNIVVMYCLFYLGTGYSGILLLLKFGFALLTRGVTAAFLGACGGICSLLIMLLLAKVFHCSAFFTSCFGGIFHNIGQLLGASILLNQVVWAYTPVLVISGVIMGIITGKLLQVVLPILHRQVLSSNTKK
- a CDS encoding FAD:protein FMN transferase, coding for MNLKKIFFSVLVVICCIALLWMGIQQSATTKKVEQTDFALDSLVTQTGHGTNCKEAFQQVSNLMRQTDERLSSYQLESEISKINQSNGEWVPVCRETFDLLQRALQYCQQSDGVFDITMGTLIDLWGITGENPKVPTQQQIDQAMETVGWENVQLDREGCAVRLAKPGTKIELGGIVKGAVSDQAAEIYNIQNVKSAIFSANSSIYVKGTQLDGKPYQLGIRDPRGTANDLIGNLQVSDCFVGTSGDYERYFEQDGIRYHHILDPRTGSPSQTGLMGITVVADTGIEADFLSTWLFIMGKDYVEQHLQDYQVIAIDTQGKVLISDSLKNQFQLSEEAASQYQIEGTK
- a CDS encoding electron transport complex protein RnfA yields the protein MENMLMIFFSAIFVNNFVLAKFLGICPFLGVSKKLNSAVGMSLAVTFVMVMSTLITYPVYMYLLKPFGLEYLNKIAFILIIAMFVQLVEIVVKRFLPPLYHALGVYLPLITTNCAVLGVTVLNIDSQYTLLESLVNSFGAGIGFLLALVLFSGIREKLENCNIPKSFRGMPSTLIAASILAVSFMGFGGIIENIFG
- a CDS encoding FMN-binding protein, whose amino-acid sequence is MANTAKHIIRPTVVLVAIAIVISGVVSVVYNLTKLPETVGLSEAATAKATELMGTDQLTTILNDNYPEEVTGAAKTENGEYVIGVTSTGYGGEMELVVGFQSDDSVKGVAIVSAQETPGIGTKVTEGDEFTKQFAGLQGTATIGENVDAITGSTISSKAVTTGVNTAIEALSLVKEGKEQEGGGQ
- the rsxC gene encoding electron transport complex subunit RsxC, producing MSIQKAIRRLPGVKLKHHKNTADMETVRMPAPKQVTIVMTQHLGAPCIPLVKVGDEVKLGQKIGENRDQLSAPIYSSVSGKVIALKDYTTFGGNSVPSVVIESDGLQTVSETVKPPVIRTKEDFIQAVYENGMVGLGGAGFPTHTKLSFEEGKVDTLIINGAECEPYITSDNRELIENASAIVKGIQQIQTYLGIKKVIIGIEDNKKQALQLMGQLTDSIPEIQVMSLTSQYPQGAEKVLIYVTTGRVVKEGQLPADVGVIVMNVTSISKLGRYLETGMPLTAKRLTVDGDCIANPQNVRVPIGTSIQDVIDFCGGFTKEPKKIICGGPMMGVAIEDLSTPIIKNNNAILAFSKSMAELPETTACIRCGKCSQVCPVRLMPRSLEIAYDAGNAEALQKLSVNLCINCGCCSYICPAKRNLAQKNQLAKELVKKATKK
- a CDS encoding RnfABCDGE type electron transport complex subunit D, yielding MENLFVSPSPHIRAKNTTRSIMLDVIIALVPALIAGTVLLGIRSLAVTAVSVVSCVFFEWACRKLMKRSNTIGDLSAVVTGLLLAMNLPVNFPLWMTVIGAFIAIVLVKQMFGGIGQNFANPAIAARVVLLVGFTTQMTSWEAPVFSSNPDAIAGATPLVDLSKYSVSELFFGNVGGCIGETCALALIIGGVYLIIRRVINPVTPLVYIGIVFAFSFLLGEDPVKQIFAGGLMLGAFFMATDYATSPITTKGKIIFALGCGVMTVLIRQFGNYPEGVSFAILIMNMVVPFIDRGTKLKPVGRKS
- the rsxE gene encoding electron transport complex subunit RsxE, producing the protein MSNMKIFINGLIKENPVLVLMIGMCPSLAVTTAASNGIGMGLATTFVLLGSNIVISLLKKVIPGEVRLPAYIVIIAGFVTIIGFLLERYFPDLNKALGLYVALIVVNCIILMRAETFASKNSVGKSAIDALGTGLGFTLALVVIGSIREIFGVGTWFNLQVLPESIPPMTIFINPAGGFFVMGIVIAVVNKLTKGKVAKKKKACPSCEGCNGCGGAE
- a CDS encoding RnfABCDGE type electron transport complex subunit B, with translation MFELYFLPILIFIGLALLAGLLLSIASVFLGVKEDEKVEKIRDCLPGINCGACGYSGCDDYAKAVANGAAPNQCVPGGPSVAKQVAEIMGVEAGAIEKKAAYVHCNGNLHATHSKYDYQGELTCQAASKLYSGDKACAYGCLGYGDCSKICPVEAISLQDGVAWVDEETCISCGRCVDTCPKNLIHLKPVNKPVVVACNNPQRGKAVMNVCSNGCIGCGKCQRTCQYDAIHVENFIARIDYEKCTSCGECIEQCPVNCIHRLP
- a CDS encoding FMN-binding protein, whose protein sequence is MKRSLTILFTGIVALGCLTGCSGKDTVDTNTVYHAEYANPVHGYIPFVDLTVDANKKITSITYNWKKEDDSSALKSDDEEYAKTWRSVNPDMDQNVARENLMNQLQEKQDISKVDTVAGATMASTEFKELVSKLMKERVQKGNKKELIIDNSTSST